Within Azoarcus sp. DD4, the genomic segment CCGGCGCTGAGGCGGTTATCCCGGCTCAGTCGAGCAGGAAGCGCTCGATCGCGTCCATGAACACCCGGGTGCGTGCCGGCACCAGCCCGCGCCCCGGCAGATGGGCGTAGATCTTGAGCGGATGCGGCACATGGTCCGACAGCAGCGGCAGCAGCGTGCCGGCTTCGAGCTCGCGCCGGCAGTAGGAGGCCGCGAGCATCGTGGCGCCATGGCCGGCCAGTGCCGCTTGCAGCCGCAGCGCAGCATTGGTGGTACGCAGCGGGCCGCGCGGATGCAGCGTATGCGTCCTGCCATCGGCCGCTTCGAAGTGCCAGCGCTCCTCGCCCGGCATCGACAGGCAAGGCCAGTGTTCCAGCTCGGCCACGCTGCGCGGTAGTCCCAGCCTGCGGATCAGCGCCGGCGCGGCGTACAGGCCGCGCGCCACGCTGTAGACCCGCCTCACCACGCGCTCGGAGTCCGGCAGCGCTTCGCCGGTGGCGAAGAACACCACATCGTAGCCGGCACCGACCGTTTCGCTGCCGAGGATGCGCACGTCGATCTCGATTTCCAGGCGCGGATGGCGGTTCAGCACGTCGTTCACCACCTCGCCGAGCTGGATTGCGCCGAATTCGTAGGGTGTGGCGATGCGCAGCACGCCGTGGGGCTCGTCACGGGCGTCGCCGGCCTCGGTCGCCACCGCGTCCAGCCGTTCGAACAGCGGCGCCAGCTGCACCAGCATGCGCTCCCCTTGTTCGGTGAGTGCCACGCGTCGCGTGCTGCGTTCGATCAGGCGCTGGCCGAGTTGGCGCTCCAGCCTTGCCACCGCATGGCTCACCGAGGATTTCGGCAGCGCCAGCTGCTCGGCGGCGCGGGTGAAGCTGCCGCTCTGGGCGACGGCGGTGAAGGCATACCAATCGTTCCAGTTGATTGTTCGCATTTTTGGATAGAGCGTCCATAAATGAATATTTATTCAATGATACGCACAATGTAAGTTGTGAGGCATGTCGCCACCCTTGCCGCCCCTGCCGCCCTTTCCCCAGATCAGCGCCGCCGATGCACCGGCCCGCGCGGTGCTGCTGAGCGCGCATCCGGAATTTCGCCCGCTGCGGGTGTACGCCTTCGGTGCCACGCTCGGCCTGGTCGCGGGGCTGGATTTTGTCGCCGCCATCCTGATCGCGATGGCGGGCGTGCAAGTGCAGACTGGACTGGGCGTGGCGCCGCGCGACTTCCTGTGGGCGCTGACCAGTTACGCGGTGGCGGCGGTGGTGGCCAACCTGGTGCTGGTGCAACTGGCCGGCCGGGTGAGTTACCGCCGCTTCACGCTCGGCAGCCTGGTGGTCTTCATCCTCGGCGCCCTTGCCTGCGCAGCCGCCGAGTCGCTGCCGGCGCTGACGCTGGCGCGTGCGGTGCAGGGCCTGGGTGGCGGCGGGCTGTTCGCCGCCGCACGCATCCTGGCGCAGTTCTCGTCGCAGCCGCAGGAGCGCCTGTCGCTGTTCTGGGGCTTCGGCCTGGCCAACTTCGCCCTGGTCGCGCTCGCTCCCTGGCTGGCCGGCTGGCTGGTTTCGAATCACGGCTGGCATACGCTCTTCCTGCTGCAGGCGGCGCTGGCGGTGCCGCTGCTGCCGCTGGTCGCACTGGTCTATCCGCGGATCGAACATCGGCCGCGGCGGCCGATGGGGCAGCTCGACTGGCCGGGCGTGCTGGCCTTCGCCACCGGTGCGCTGCTGCTGGAGCACGCGCTCGAGCATCTGCGCTATCTCACCCGGGCCGACCTGCCGGCGCTGGCCGGCTACGGTGTGGCCGGAATAGCGCTGCTCGTGCTGGTGATGCGGCGCTTTTCGCGCCACCCCGATCCCTGGCTGGACCCGCGCCGGCTGACCAGCCGCCGCTACCTGATCGGGCTGGCCTTCTACGGCGTGTTCTACCTGATCACCGGCTACTGGAATTTCCTGGTGCCAGCCTTCCTGGTCGAAGGCCTCGGCTTCGGCCTGACCAAGGTGGGCGGGCTGTTGTCGCTCGGCGGACTGACGACCTTGGCGGCGGTGGTGGTCTTCCATCTGTGCCTGCCGCGCGTCATGCGCAAGCGCCGCTACATCGCCGTCGGCTACATCGGCCTGGCGACGGCCTTCCTGGCGATGGCGGCCGCGGCGCGGCCCGGCGCCAGTGCGATAGCCGTGCTGCCGGCCATCGTGTTGCAGGGCGCGATGCCCGTGCTGGCCTTGCTGCAGGTGGCGATGATGACCTTCGTCGACATGCCGACCGAAGACTTCGCCCACGCCTACGCCTTCAAGAACATCGTGCGCGAGATCGTCAATGCGCTCGGCACCGGTCTCGCCGTGCTGCAGTTGCATCACGGCGCCGAGGCTGCCCGCTCGGCGATGCAGGCGGCGACACCCGACAGCCTGGCGCCGGCGCTCGGCGACGTGGTACAGCAGGCGGCGGTGAGCGTGGCGGCGGGGCACATCCTGATCGGGCTGGCGCTCGGCTGCCTGGTGGTGGCGGTGATCGCGGTCGCCCAGCGCAGCCTGAAGTGATGCGGTTTGCGTAGATTGCGGATTGTGCCGGGTGCCGTCCGGTGGCCTAATCGCGGATTGGATCGAATCCGGGCAGGGCAGCGGGCATGACACAGGCGGGAAGCAGGACGGCACGTGCCGATGAATTGGGCGGGGCGATGGCGAAGCCGGGCGGCGGCATGGCCGTCGGCCTGGCTTTCGCCGTCTGCGGCGCGGTCGGTTTCTCGTTCAAGGCCATCCTGGTCAAGCTCGCCTACCGCTACGGTGTCGATGCCGAGACGCTGCTGGCGCTGCGCATGGCGTTCTCGCTGCCCTTCTTCCTGGCCATGGGCTGGGCGGCCAGCCGCCGGGCAGCGCATGCCCTGTCGGCGCGCGACTGGGTTTGGATGGCCGGGCTCGGACTGTTCGGCTATTACCTCGCGAGTTATCTCGATTTCCTCGGCCTGGACTACATCTCGGCGGCGCTCGAGCGGCTGATCCTCTTCCTTTATCCCACCGTGGTGATCGTGCTGTCGGCGGCGTTCCTGGGCAAGAAGGTGACGCGGCGCATGCTGGCGGCGCTGGCGCTGAGCTACCTCGGCATCGCGCTGGCGGTGGGGCACGACCTCGACGTCTCCGGCACAGCGCACGAGGTCGTGCTCGGCTGCGTGCTGGTGTTCGCCAGCGCGGTGAGCTACGCGCTCTACCTGATGGGCAACGGCGAGGTGGTCGGCCGGCTGGGTTCGTCGCGGGTCACCGCCTACGCCAGCAGTTTCGCCTGCTTCTTCAGCCTGGCGCAGTTCGCGGCGATGCGGCCGTTGGCGATGGTCGCCGAGCAAGCCTGGCAGGTCTACGCCTTTGCCGGGCTGATGACGGTGTTCAGCACGGTGGCGCCGGTGTGGATGGTGTCGGAGGCGATCCGCCGCCTGGGCGCGGGGCCGGTGTCGCTGACCGGCACGCTGGCACCGGCCATCACCATGCTGCTCGGGTGGCTGATCCTGGACGAAGCCATCGGCGTGTTCCAGCTTGCCGGCATGGCCATGGTGGTGGCCGGCGTCGCCGTGATGGCGCGCCAGCGCGGCTGAACGGCGTCAGCAGCGTTCGGTTTCGGGTTCGCCGCAGGGCGCCGCTGCCGAAGCATCGCGGCATTCCAGCCGGTGCGACCACACGCTGAAGGCGAGGCCGGCGACAGCGAGGGCGACGCCCACCCAGGGAATCTCCGCGTAACCCAGGCCGTGGGTGATCGCGACACCGCCTATCCAGGCACCGATGGCATTGCCGAGATTGAAGGCTCCCTGGTTCACCGTGGACGCGAGGTTGGGCGCACCCACCGCTTCGTTCACTACCCGCATCTGCAAGGGCGAGATCAGCGCGAAGGCAGCCACGCCCCAGGCGAAGATCACCGCGACCGCAGCCAGTGGCAGCGGACTCGCGGCCGGCAGCAGCGCCAGCACCGCGATGACCGCGACGAAGATGCCGATCACCGCCGGCATCAAGCGCCAGTCGGCCAGCTTGCCGCCGGCGAGGTTGCCAATGGTGAGGCCGGCGCCGAACAGCAGTAGGACCAGCGTGACGCCGCGCGGCGACACGCCGGTGACTTCCAGCAGCAGCGGTGCGATGTAGGTGAACACCGAGAACAGGCTGGCCGACGACAGGACGCTGATCAGCATCGCCAGCAGCACCTGCGGCCGGCGCAGCGCGCGCACCTCGTTGAGCAGGCCGCGGCTGCTGCCGGCACCGAGGGTGCGCGGCAGCCACAGGTAGAGCGCGGCCGCGGCGATGCAGCCGATGCCGACCACCGCCCAGAAGGTGGCGCGCCAGCCGGCGTGCTGGCCGAGCAGGGTGCCGAGCGGCACGCCCAGCACGTTGGCCAGCGTGAGGCCGGTGAACATCAGCGCGATGGCCTGGGCGCGGCGCTCCGGCGCCACCAGGCCGGCCGCGACCACCGCGCCGAGGCCGAAGAAGGCGCCGTGGCAGAAGGCGGTGACCACCCGCGCCACCATCAGCGCAGCGTAGTCCGGCGCCAGCGCACACAGCAGGTTGCCGAGGATGAACATCGTCACCAGGCCGAGCAGGGCGCGGCGGCGTTCCATGCGCGAGATCACCACCGCCAGGATGGGCGCGCCGATCACCACGCCCATCGCGTAGCCCGACACCAGCATGCCTGCGCGCGGGATGTCCACGCCGAGATCGAGGGCGACCTCGGGCAAGAGGCCCATGATGACGAATTCGGTGGTGCCGATGCCGAAGGAGGCAATGGCGAGGGCGAGAAGCGGGAGTGGCATGGCGGGCGGCGTAGGATGTTGCGTTGCAGCATTCTACGCCGCCGCTGCCGTCGGGCGAGGTTCCGGACTTCGAAAGTGTTTATTGCCCTATCAGCCGGGCCGGATGCTCAGGCGAGCTGCAAGCGCTTGCAGATCTCGGTGGTAAGCCCGGCCTGGTTCATGCTGTAGAAGTGCAGGCCGGGCACACCAGCGGCGAGCAGCTTCTGGCACAGCTCGGTGACCACATCCAGGCCGAAGGCGCGGATGGAGTCGGCGTCGTCGCCATAGGACTCGAACTTCTTGCGCATCCAGCGCGGGATCTCGGCGCCGCAGGCGTCCGAGAAGCGCGCCAGCTTGGAGAAGCTGGCGATGGGCATGATGCCGGGGATCACCGGCTTGTCGATGCCGAGCTTGCGCACCGCGTCGACGAAATGCAGGTAGGCGTCGAGGTTGTAGAAGTACTGGGTGATGGCGGAGTCGGCGCCGGCGTCCATCTTGCGCTTGAAGGCAGCAAGGTCGTCGGCCGGGCTCTTGGCCTGCGGGTGCCATTCCGGGTAGGCGGCGACTTCGATGCGGAAGCGCGAGCCGGTCTCGGCGCGGATGAATTCCACCAGTTCGTTGGCGTAGCGGAACTCGCCCGGGTCGACCACGCCCGAGGGCAGGTCGCCGCGCAGCGCGACGATGCGCTTGACGCCAGCGTCGGCGTATTCCTTGAGGATGGCGCGGATGCTGTCGCGGGATGAGCCGATGCACGACAGGTGGGGCGCGGCCTCGCTGCCGCTGGCGGCGATTTCCTTGACGGTGGAGAAGGTGCGCTCGCGGGTGGAGCCGCCGGCGCCGTAGGTCACCGAGAAGAAGGCGGGCTTGAGCCCGGCGAGCCGGGCCTGCACCGCGCGCAGCTTCTCTGCGCCCTCGGCCGTCTGCGGCGGGAAGAATTCGATGGAAAGTTCAGTCTTGTGCATGTCGCATCCAGATGAAGAATTCGCGGTTGCCGTCGGTGCCGGTGATGGGCGAGTCGTACCAGCCGAGCACCTCCAGCCCGGCAGCCGCGGCGGCCGTGCGCAGCTTGCGCTCGACTTCCGCATACAGCGAGGCGTCGCGCACGATGCCGCCCTTGGAAAGCCCCTGCGGGCCGACCTCGAACTGCGGTTTGACCAGCGCGAGGATGTCGCCCTCCGCCGCCAGCAGTGCCGGCCACTGCGGCAGCAGCAGCGTCAGCGAGATGAAGCTGGCGTCGCAGACGATGAGGCCGAAGCCGCCCGGCGGGCAGTGCCCGGCCAGATCCGCCGCGGTCAGATGACGCGCGTTGACGCCTTCCAGCGTGATGCAGCGCGGCTCGCCGGCCAGCCGCGGATGCAGCTGGCCGTGGCCGACCTCGACCCCGACCACCTTGGCGGCGCCGGCCTGCAGCAGGCAATCGGTGAAACCGCCGGTGGATTGGCCGACGTCGAGGCAGACGCGCCCCGCCGGGTCCAGCCCGCTCGCCGCGAGCGCGCCGGCGAGCTTGAGCCCGCCGCGTGACACGAAACGGTCGGCCTCGTCCGGCGTCACCGCCAGCACGGCCGATTCAGGCAGCTCCTGCGCCGGCTTGGTCACCGCCACGCCGTCGGCGCTGACGCGGCCGGCCTCGATCAGCACCCGCGCCGCGGTGCGCGAGGGCGCCAGGCCTTGTTGCACCAGCAGCTGGTCGGCGCGCGGCAGGCCGCGCGCGACCGCTGCGGGCGCGACTGACCGCTCCGCGGCGGGACGGCTGTTGCGACGGTGGAAGGATTTCATCGCGCGTGCCCCTCAGGCAGATAGCGGACGACCCGCAGGCCACCCGCCGCCGCGATCAGTAGCGGTAGTGGTTGGGCTTGTACGGGCCTTCGACCGGCACGCCGATGTAGTCGGCCTGGGTCTGGCTCAGCACGGTGAGCTTGGCGCCGATTTTCTTCAGGTGCAGGCGGGCGACCATCTCGTCGAGTTGCTTGGGCAGCACGTACACGCCGACCGGGTATTCGCCGGTCTTGGTGTAGAGCTCGATCTGCGCCAGGGTCTGGTTGGCGAAGGAGTTGCTCATCACGAAGCTCGGGTGACCGGTGGCGCAACCCAGGTTTACCAGGCGGCCTTCGGCCAGCAGGATGATGCGCTTGCCGTCCGGGAAGATGATGTGGTCGACCTGAGGCTTGATGTTCTCCCACTCGTACTGGCGCAGGCTGGCGACTTCGATCTCGGAGTCGAAGTGGCCGATGTTGCAGACGATGGCGTTGTTCTTCATCGCTTTCATGTGATCGTGGCTGATCACGCCGACGTTGCCGGTGGTGGTGACGAAGATGTCGCCCATGGCGGCAGCCTCTTCCATGGTGACCACGCGGAAGCCTTCCATCGCCGCCTGCAGCGCGCAGATCGGGTCGATCTCGGTGACCCACACGGTAGCGCCGAGGCCGCGCAGCGACTGGGCGCAGCCCTTGCCCACGTCGCCGTAGCCCAGCACCACGCCGATCTTGCCGGCGATCATCACGTCGGTGGCGCGC encodes:
- a CDS encoding LysR family transcriptional regulator, whose translation is MRTINWNDWYAFTAVAQSGSFTRAAEQLALPKSSVSHAVARLERQLGQRLIERSTRRVALTEQGERMLVQLAPLFERLDAVATEAGDARDEPHGVLRIATPYEFGAIQLGEVVNDVLNRHPRLEIEIDVRILGSETVGAGYDVVFFATGEALPDSERVVRRVYSVARGLYAAPALIRRLGLPRSVAELEHWPCLSMPGEERWHFEAADGRTHTLHPRGPLRTTNAALRLQAALAGHGATMLAASYCRRELEAGTLLPLLSDHVPHPLKIYAHLPGRGLVPARTRVFMDAIERFLLD
- a CDS encoding DMT family transporter, which encodes MTQAGSRTARADELGGAMAKPGGGMAVGLAFAVCGAVGFSFKAILVKLAYRYGVDAETLLALRMAFSLPFFLAMGWAASRRAAHALSARDWVWMAGLGLFGYYLASYLDFLGLDYISAALERLILFLYPTVVIVLSAAFLGKKVTRRMLAALALSYLGIALAVGHDLDVSGTAHEVVLGCVLVFASAVSYALYLMGNGEVVGRLGSSRVTAYASSFACFFSLAQFAAMRPLAMVAEQAWQVYAFAGLMTVFSTVAPVWMVSEAIRRLGAGPVSLTGTLAPAITMLLGWLILDEAIGVFQLAGMAMVVAGVAVMARQRG
- the metF gene encoding methylenetetrahydrofolate reductase [NAD(P)H]; this encodes MHKTELSIEFFPPQTAEGAEKLRAVQARLAGLKPAFFSVTYGAGGSTRERTFSTVKEIAASGSEAAPHLSCIGSSRDSIRAILKEYADAGVKRIVALRGDLPSGVVDPGEFRYANELVEFIRAETGSRFRIEVAAYPEWHPQAKSPADDLAAFKRKMDAGADSAITQYFYNLDAYLHFVDAVRKLGIDKPVIPGIMPIASFSKLARFSDACGAEIPRWMRKKFESYGDDADSIRAFGLDVVTELCQKLLAAGVPGLHFYSMNQAGLTTEICKRLQLA
- a CDS encoding MFS transporter, whose translation is MPLPLLALAIASFGIGTTEFVIMGLLPEVALDLGVDIPRAGMLVSGYAMGVVIGAPILAVVISRMERRRALLGLVTMFILGNLLCALAPDYAALMVARVVTAFCHGAFFGLGAVVAAGLVAPERRAQAIALMFTGLTLANVLGVPLGTLLGQHAGWRATFWAVVGIGCIAAAALYLWLPRTLGAGSSRGLLNEVRALRRPQVLLAMLISVLSSASLFSVFTYIAPLLLEVTGVSPRGVTLVLLLFGAGLTIGNLAGGKLADWRLMPAVIGIFVAVIAVLALLPAASPLPLAAVAVIFAWGVAAFALISPLQMRVVNEAVGAPNLASTVNQGAFNLGNAIGAWIGGVAITHGLGYAEIPWVGVALAVAGLAFSVWSHRLECRDASAAAPCGEPETERC
- a CDS encoding TlyA family RNA methyltransferase; the encoded protein is MKSFHRRNSRPAAERSVAPAAVARGLPRADQLLVQQGLAPSRTAARVLIEAGRVSADGVAVTKPAQELPESAVLAVTPDEADRFVSRGGLKLAGALAASGLDPAGRVCLDVGQSTGGFTDCLLQAGAAKVVGVEVGHGQLHPRLAGEPRCITLEGVNARHLTAADLAGHCPPGGFGLIVCDASFISLTLLLPQWPALLAAEGDILALVKPQFEVGPQGLSKGGIVRDASLYAEVERKLRTAAAAAGLEVLGWYDSPITGTDGNREFFIWMRHAQD
- a CDS encoding MFS transporter: MSPPLPPLPPFPQISAADAPARAVLLSAHPEFRPLRVYAFGATLGLVAGLDFVAAILIAMAGVQVQTGLGVAPRDFLWALTSYAVAAVVANLVLVQLAGRVSYRRFTLGSLVVFILGALACAAAESLPALTLARAVQGLGGGGLFAAARILAQFSSQPQERLSLFWGFGLANFALVALAPWLAGWLVSNHGWHTLFLLQAALAVPLLPLVALVYPRIEHRPRRPMGQLDWPGVLAFATGALLLEHALEHLRYLTRADLPALAGYGVAGIALLVLVMRRFSRHPDPWLDPRRLTSRRYLIGLAFYGVFYLITGYWNFLVPAFLVEGLGFGLTKVGGLLSLGGLTTLAAVVVFHLCLPRVMRKRRYIAVGYIGLATAFLAMAAAARPGASAIAVLPAIVLQGAMPVLALLQVAMMTFVDMPTEDFAHAYAFKNIVREIVNALGTGLAVLQLHHGAEAARSAMQAATPDSLAPALGDVVQQAAVSVAAGHILIGLALGCLVVAVIAVAQRSLK